A stretch of Cellulosilyticum sp. I15G10I2 DNA encodes these proteins:
- the rpoD gene encoding RNA polymerase sigma factor RpoD, giving the protein MAEQKLAFKAKLDQLINMAKDKKGILEQDDINEVFSDIELEPSKIEQIYEYLESQNIDVIGNIADIEVDDTEIDFSNLPDGISIDDPVRMYLKEIGKVPLLSADEEIKLALRMEEGDQEAKKKLAEANLRLVVSIAKRYVGRGMLFLDLIQEGNLGLIKAVEKFDYSKGFKFSTYATWWIRQAITRAIADQARTIRIPVHMVETINKLMRVSRQLLQELGRDPQPEEIAKEMEMTVSKVREIMKISQEPVSLETPIGEEEDSHLGDFIPDEDIPVPAEAAAFTLLKEQLIEVLDTLTEREQKVLRLRFGLDDGRARTLEEVGKEFNVTRERIRQIEAKALRKLRHPSRSKKLKDYLE; this is encoded by the coding sequence ATGGCAGAACAAAAACTAGCTTTTAAGGCAAAACTTGATCAACTTATTAATATGGCGAAGGATAAAAAAGGTATTTTAGAGCAAGATGATATTAATGAAGTCTTTTCAGATATAGAACTAGAACCGAGTAAGATCGAGCAGATTTATGAATATTTAGAGTCTCAGAATATTGATGTTATTGGAAATATTGCAGATATTGAAGTGGATGATACTGAGATAGATTTTAGTAATTTGCCTGATGGTATCAGTATCGATGATCCAGTCCGTATGTATCTTAAGGAAATTGGTAAGGTACCTCTTTTATCAGCGGATGAAGAAATTAAGCTGGCGCTCAGAATGGAAGAAGGAGATCAGGAAGCTAAGAAAAAATTAGCAGAAGCTAATTTAAGATTGGTAGTTAGTATTGCAAAAAGGTATGTAGGCCGTGGAATGCTTTTCTTAGATCTAATTCAAGAGGGAAATCTAGGGCTGATCAAAGCGGTAGAAAAATTTGACTACTCAAAAGGGTTTAAATTTAGTACTTATGCAACTTGGTGGATTAGACAAGCTATTACAAGAGCTATTGCTGATCAGGCACGTACTATTCGTATACCTGTTCACATGGTAGAAACGATTAATAAACTTATGCGTGTATCTAGACAGCTTCTTCAAGAACTAGGACGTGATCCTCAGCCAGAGGAGATCGCAAAAGAAATGGAGATGACTGTATCTAAAGTACGTGAGATTATGAAGATATCTCAAGAACCTGTTTCGCTTGAAACGCCTATTGGTGAAGAAGAAGATAGTCATTTGGGCGATTTTATCCCTGATGAAGATATTCCTGTTCCAGCGGAGGCGGCAGCCTTTACACTTTTGAAAGAACAATTGATCGAAGTTTTAGATACTTTGACAGAAAGAGAACAAAAAGTACTTCGACTTAGGTTTGGATTAGATGATGGCAGAGCTAGGACACTTGAAGAAGTAGGGAAAGAGTTTAATGTCACTAGAGAAAGAATTAGGCAAATAGAGGCTAAGGCCTTACGTAAATTAAGACATCCTAGTAGAAGTAAAAAACTTAAAGACTATCTAGAATAG
- a CDS encoding tRNA (adenine(22)-N(1))-methyltransferase — MQLSRRLYTIAQCVPRGSRVIDVGTDHAYIPIYLLKNHIAVFCIATDINKGPLQKAKLNMKLHHIDAIDLRLTNGLRGIRHGEADVIIMAGMGGCLMIDILEQDLKLIKSFDRLILQPQQDIPRLRKFLHGIGFRIEDEAFVEEDGKYYTVIIAVPGQEKYKNDYEYIYGKVLIEKRTEPFKAYMIKKQEKLSILFDTINGRNSKHIDQRKKELEAELKMHEEVIKCIF, encoded by the coding sequence GTGCAGTTATCTCGTAGATTATATACTATTGCTCAGTGTGTGCCAAGGGGGAGTCGGGTTATAGATGTTGGAACTGACCATGCCTATATTCCGATCTATCTTTTGAAAAATCATATTGCAGTATTTTGTATTGCAACAGACATTAATAAAGGGCCTTTACAAAAGGCAAAATTAAATATGAAGCTTCATCATATAGATGCTATTGATTTAAGACTTACTAATGGACTAAGAGGTATCCGACACGGTGAGGCGGATGTTATCATTATGGCTGGCATGGGCGGATGCTTGATGATAGATATTTTAGAACAAGATCTAAAACTTATTAAGAGCTTTGATAGACTTATTTTACAGCCCCAGCAGGATATTCCGCGTCTTAGAAAGTTTTTGCATGGTATAGGTTTTAGAATAGAAGATGAGGCATTTGTTGAAGAAGACGGCAAGTACTATACAGTTATTATAGCAGTACCTGGACAGGAGAAATATAAAAATGATTATGAGTATATTTATGGAAAAGTGCTCATAGAAAAGAGAACAGAACCTTTTAAGGCTTATATGATTAAAAAACAGGAAAAACTTTCTATTCTTTTCGATACTATAAATGGAAGAAATTCAAAACATATAGATCAAAGGAAAAAAGAATTAGAAGCAGAACTAAAAATGCATGAAGAGGTTATAAAATGTATCTTTTAA
- a CDS encoding Nif3-like dinuclear metal center hexameric protein — MYLLKEIIKVLEEIAPPKLAESWDNVGLIIGSKKQEVHNILCALDINQDVISEAVKNDIQCIVTHHPFIFKPINKINFDNQQGEMIRKLIFHNISVYAMHTNYDIVRGGTNDILCDKLNIYNTEILHISQREALYKVAVYVPEMYFEQVRNIIIKHDICDIGSYKGCTFTMAGEGTFIPVEGSKPYLGELGQLEKVYERKIEFIAHQHNVESIQQLIREQHPYEEVAFDIYTLNNNSRLNGVGRYGELEQEMTLEAFIAKLKKTFNLSYIRMTVPVNTMIKKVAVCSGSGAEYIKEASKVADAYVTGDIKFHDAQRARDLGINVFDIGHYTSENIAMQYIASCLNSKLEGLYAMISEVDSEVINIK, encoded by the coding sequence ATGTATCTTTTAAAAGAAATAATTAAAGTGCTCGAAGAGATTGCACCACCTAAACTTGCAGAGAGCTGGGATAATGTTGGACTTATAATAGGAAGTAAAAAGCAAGAGGTTCACAATATATTATGTGCTTTAGATATTAATCAGGATGTTATAAGTGAAGCTGTGAAAAATGATATACAATGTATTGTGACACATCACCCTTTCATATTTAAGCCGATTAATAAAATTAACTTTGATAATCAGCAAGGGGAGATGATTAGAAAGCTTATTTTTCATAATATTTCTGTTTATGCTATGCATACCAATTATGATATTGTGCGAGGTGGAACAAATGATATATTATGTGATAAATTAAATATCTATAATACAGAAATATTACATATATCGCAAAGAGAAGCTCTATATAAAGTTGCTGTATATGTGCCGGAAATGTACTTCGAACAGGTCAGAAACATAATTATTAAGCATGATATATGTGACATAGGCAGTTATAAAGGGTGTACATTTACAATGGCAGGAGAAGGGACTTTTATCCCTGTGGAAGGGAGTAAGCCTTATTTAGGAGAGCTTGGACAGTTAGAGAAAGTTTATGAAAGAAAAATAGAGTTTATAGCACATCAGCACAATGTTGAGAGCATCCAGCAGCTTATTCGGGAACAGCATCCTTATGAAGAAGTAGCTTTTGATATTTATACTCTAAATAATAATAGCAGACTTAACGGGGTAGGAAGATATGGTGAATTAGAACAAGAGATGACATTAGAGGCGTTTATTGCAAAGCTTAAAAAGACCTTTAATCTATCGTATATTCGTATGACAGTTCCTGTAAATACCATGATTAAAAAAGTAGCAGTCTGTTCTGGAAGTGGCGCTGAGTATATTAAGGAGGCAAGCAAAGTTGCAGATGCCTATGTCACTGGAGATATAAAGTTTCATGATGCACAGAGAGCTCGGGATCTTGGAATTAATGTATTTGATATAGGTCACTATACCTCAGAAAACATTGCTATGCAATACATTGCTTCTTGTCTAAATAGCAAGTTAGAAGGTTTATATGCGATGATTTCAGAGGTGGATAGCGAAGTTATAAACATTAAGTAA
- a CDS encoding nucleoside kinase encodes MNKIINVTFKNGKKLQFDSGITLYKIAESIQQEYRFPIMLAKIGNSFKELCSTLNEDTKELEFIDLGQKDGMRVYQRSTTFLLISAAKRVFTGCNILVNHHITGGYFCEFEDHSLCTPENIAKIEKEMQQMVKEELPITKQTLAVDEALALFEREQRIDKRRLFKYRRTSTVNIYCLDGIKDYFYGYMVTNTKHITLFRLIPYAHGFALQFPNEQDPTQMAEFIPQPKLSEVFRESEKWARIMGVDIVGSLNDVISQGKAEDLIKISEALHEKKVAEIADKILAKKCIKLVLIAGPSSSGKTTFAQRLCIQLRVNGMKPHVISIDDYFVNRELTPRDEKGEYDFEALEAIDTQLFNEHMNKLIQGEEVQIPHFNFITGERQYKGNRIKLNEEDILVVEGIHGLNEALSYAVAKENKFKIYISCLTQLNIDYHNRIPTTDTRLIRRMVRDNQYRGISPERTMELWASVRRGENKNIFPFQEQADIMFNSVLIYELSVLKQKAEPLLFGVDRSSPYHAEAKRMLKFLEYFLTIDTANIPNNSIIREFLGGSTFH; translated from the coding sequence ATGAATAAGATAATCAATGTTACTTTTAAAAATGGGAAAAAACTTCAATTTGATTCAGGTATTACATTATATAAAATTGCTGAAAGTATACAACAAGAGTATCGTTTTCCCATTATGTTAGCAAAAATAGGTAATAGCTTTAAAGAATTATGCAGCACACTGAATGAAGATACAAAGGAGTTAGAGTTTATTGATTTAGGGCAAAAAGATGGCATGAGAGTTTATCAAAGAAGTACCACTTTTCTATTAATTTCAGCTGCAAAAAGGGTATTTACGGGTTGCAATATACTTGTTAATCATCACATAACAGGTGGTTATTTTTGTGAATTTGAAGATCATAGTTTATGTACACCAGAGAATATAGCTAAAATAGAAAAAGAAATGCAGCAGATGGTTAAAGAAGAATTACCAATTACTAAACAGACGCTGGCTGTTGATGAGGCACTTGCGCTTTTTGAAAGAGAACAAAGGATAGATAAAAGAAGACTATTTAAATACAGAAGAACTTCTACGGTTAATATCTATTGTCTGGATGGTATTAAAGATTATTTTTATGGGTATATGGTAACGAATACGAAGCATATTACATTGTTTAGACTCATCCCATATGCACATGGTTTTGCACTTCAATTTCCGAATGAACAAGATCCAACACAGATGGCAGAATTTATTCCACAGCCTAAACTATCAGAAGTTTTTAGAGAATCTGAGAAGTGGGCCAGAATTATGGGGGTTGATATTGTTGGATCCCTAAATGATGTTATTTCTCAAGGAAAAGCTGAAGATCTTATTAAAATATCGGAAGCGTTACATGAAAAAAAGGTTGCTGAGATAGCGGATAAAATTTTAGCTAAAAAATGTATTAAACTTGTTTTGATTGCAGGACCATCTTCTTCAGGAAAAACAACTTTTGCTCAAAGGCTTTGTATACAGCTAAGAGTTAATGGTATGAAGCCCCATGTGATTTCTATTGATGACTATTTTGTAAATAGGGAACTTACACCTAGGGATGAAAAAGGAGAATATGACTTTGAGGCGCTGGAAGCTATAGATACTCAACTTTTTAACGAACATATGAATAAGCTTATTCAGGGCGAAGAAGTCCAAATTCCACATTTCAATTTTATTACCGGAGAAAGACAATATAAAGGTAATAGAATTAAATTAAATGAAGAAGATATTTTAGTTGTTGAGGGTATTCATGGACTTAATGAAGCTCTCAGTTATGCTGTTGCAAAAGAAAATAAATTTAAAATTTATATTAGTTGTTTGACGCAGCTTAATATTGATTATCATAATAGAATACCAACGACTGATACAAGACTCATTAGGCGTATGGTAAGGGATAATCAGTATAGAGGTATTTCCCCGGAACGTACAATGGAACTTTGGGCCTCTGTAAGAAGAGGGGAAAATAAAAATATTTTTCCATTTCAAGAGCAGGCTGACATAATGTTTAATTCTGTGCTTATCTATGAGCTTTCTGTGCTTAAGCAAAAAGCAGAACCCTTACTATTTGGTGTAGATAGGTCTTCGCCGTATCATGCAGAAGCTAAACGTATGCTTAAGTTTTTAGAATACTTTTTAACGATCGATACAGCCAATATTCCTAACAATTCCATCATTAGGGAGTTTCTTGGAGGGAGCACTTTTCATTAA
- a CDS encoding GGDEF domain-containing protein, with product MTIFLQVQINIVLSILLFILLGHSYSNINRKKITNRLVIWIIGLTWVTLILETLSVLLNSPNLRQFIVLHKLVNIIGFIVTPTILFLGYIFSKEWANRYQKEKIKVNNILLLPLIINGIGTLISHNGGGIFHVSNENIYERGPLFFILPCVSYTYFAYNLYFIYKHRKKFTNAELVIFSSFNIIPALFTSIQLKYSAYLTTWTSTAIIIVIGYIFILNDQAYRDSLTGLENRLSYDKYTQNIGYKKLSKLFAVYIDIDGLKTINDQYGHYEGDEAIKAFASLLHESFPVRQKKLIRLGGDEFLILLERQPIEKVVTYIQNLTQCVETYNNKGEKPFRLSFSYGMAGYTKAYKSIYQLLEYADQLMYLQKQNRKNRL from the coding sequence ATGACAATTTTTTTACAAGTCCAAATAAATATTGTTTTATCCATTTTATTATTTATTTTGCTTGGGCATTCTTATTCTAATATAAATAGAAAAAAGATAACTAATCGGTTAGTTATTTGGATTATAGGATTAACATGGGTTACTTTAATATTAGAGACATTGAGTGTCCTATTAAATAGCCCTAATTTAAGACAATTTATAGTATTACATAAGCTAGTCAATATAATAGGATTTATAGTGACTCCTACTATTCTTTTTTTGGGATATATATTTAGTAAAGAATGGGCTAATAGGTATCAGAAAGAAAAAATAAAAGTAAATAATATACTTCTATTGCCATTAATCATTAATGGGATAGGCACTTTAATTAGTCATAATGGAGGTGGCATTTTTCATGTGAGTAATGAGAATATTTATGAAAGGGGCCCCCTATTTTTTATTTTACCTTGTGTGAGTTACACTTACTTTGCGTATAACTTATATTTTATTTATAAGCATCGTAAAAAATTTACCAATGCAGAACTTGTTATATTTAGTTCATTTAACATAATTCCTGCCCTATTCACTAGCATTCAGTTAAAATATTCTGCTTATCTAACCACTTGGACAAGTACAGCAATAATTATTGTGATTGGTTACATTTTTATACTAAATGACCAAGCATATCGAGATAGTTTGACAGGTCTAGAAAATCGTTTATCCTATGATAAGTATACACAAAACATAGGTTATAAAAAGCTTAGTAAACTTTTTGCAGTCTATATAGATATAGATGGACTTAAGACTATTAATGACCAATATGGACATTATGAAGGGGATGAAGCAATTAAGGCCTTTGCTAGTTTACTCCATGAGAGTTTTCCAGTCCGGCAAAAAAAACTAATACGTTTAGGAGGGGATGAGTTCTTGATTTTATTAGAAAGGCAACCGATAGAAAAAGTTGTAACATACATACAAAATTTAACACAATGTGTTGAGACATATAATAATAAAGGTGAAAAACCATTTAGACTTAGTTTTAGTTATGGTATGGCGGGCTATACAAAAGCTTATAAAAGCATTTATCAGCTTTTAGAATATGCTGATCAATTAATGTATTTACAAAAGCAAAACAGGAAGAATAGGTTATAA
- a CDS encoding GerW family sporulation protein, with product MQEKLNQDLSGLIGKLEGFITTKTVVGEPIHIDNTILVPLVDVSFGVAAGSTASSKFSERNKEKERHVDGGTDAGAGGLGAKISPSAMLVIQNGTTQLISIKSQDSVTKLIDMIPGLISKVPDFMAKFSNDATHSKETNKKDSEDEYHKMQE from the coding sequence ATGCAGGAAAAACTTAATCAAGATTTAAGCGGATTAATAGGAAAATTAGAAGGATTTATTACAACTAAAACAGTAGTGGGAGAACCTATTCATATTGACAATACTATTTTGGTACCACTGGTTGATGTGAGTTTCGGTGTTGCAGCAGGTTCAACTGCAAGTTCAAAGTTTAGTGAAAGAAACAAAGAAAAGGAAAGACACGTTGATGGAGGAACAGATGCGGGAGCAGGTGGTCTCGGCGCTAAAATTAGTCCAAGTGCCATGCTTGTTATCCAAAATGGAACCACTCAGCTTATAAGTATTAAGAGTCAAGATAGTGTGACAAAACTTATTGATATGATTCCTGGACTTATTTCAAAAGTACCGGATTTTATGGCAAAGTTTTCAAATGATGCCACTCATTCAAAAGAAACAAATAAAAAAGACTCAGAAGATGAGTATCATAAAATGCAAGAATAA
- the ychF gene encoding redox-regulated ATPase YchF, producing MKLGIVGLPNVGKSTLFNALTKAGAESANYPFCTIEPNVGVVAVPDERLNVLNEMYQSQKIVPAIVEFVDIAGLIKGASKGEGLGNQFLSHIREVDAIVQVVRCFENENIVHVDKTVNPIRDIETINLELAFADMDVLERRISKTNKTAKSDKSLAQELEILQKVYKTLEEGKSVRTLLGEDADTDAFIKSLGLITSKPVLYAANISEDDLIGQIENDYVKQVRTFAATEGSEVFVVCAQIEQELSDLPDDEKELFLQDLNITSTGFDRLIAASYKLLGLISYLTAGPQEVRAWTITVGTKAPGAAGKIHSDFERGFIRAEIVNFHDLVNSGSYTAAKEKGLVRLEGKEYVVQDGDIILFRFNV from the coding sequence ATGAAACTTGGAATCGTTGGGCTCCCTAATGTAGGAAAAAGTACTTTATTTAATGCGTTAACAAAAGCAGGTGCAGAGTCTGCAAACTATCCATTCTGTACAATAGAGCCAAATGTAGGAGTAGTTGCAGTGCCGGATGAAAGATTAAATGTTCTTAATGAGATGTATCAGTCACAAAAAATCGTTCCAGCTATTGTTGAATTTGTTGATATAGCAGGTTTAATTAAAGGTGCAAGTAAGGGTGAGGGACTAGGTAATCAATTTTTATCTCATATAAGAGAAGTAGATGCTATTGTACAAGTTGTCAGATGTTTTGAAAATGAAAATATCGTTCATGTAGATAAAACCGTTAATCCTATTCGAGATATCGAAACAATTAACTTAGAACTTGCATTTGCAGATATGGATGTTCTGGAGAGAAGAATTTCAAAAACAAATAAAACAGCAAAATCTGATAAATCTTTAGCGCAAGAACTTGAAATACTCCAAAAGGTGTATAAGACATTAGAAGAAGGTAAGTCTGTAAGAACATTACTGGGGGAAGATGCAGATACTGATGCATTTATTAAATCCCTAGGCCTTATTACATCAAAACCCGTGTTATATGCTGCAAATATCTCAGAAGATGATCTAATTGGACAAATAGAAAATGATTATGTTAAACAAGTCCGCACTTTTGCTGCTACTGAAGGATCTGAAGTTTTTGTAGTTTGCGCTCAAATTGAGCAAGAACTTTCAGATTTGCCCGATGATGAAAAAGAACTTTTCTTACAAGACCTAAATATTACTTCTACAGGCTTTGACAGACTTATTGCTGCAAGTTATAAGCTACTGGGATTAATAAGCTATCTTACTGCTGGTCCTCAGGAAGTACGTGCATGGACTATTACTGTGGGGACAAAAGCACCTGGAGCAGCTGGTAAGATCCATTCAGATTTTGAAAGAGGATTTATCCGCGCTGAAATTGTTAATTTCCATGACTTAGTCAACTCTGGTTCTTACACAGCTGCAAAAGAAAAAGGACTCGTTCGTCTAGAAGGCAAAGAGTATGTTGTTCAAGATGGTGATATTATTTTATTTAGATTTAACGTATAA
- the lgt gene encoding prolipoprotein diacylglyceryl transferase — MPNIYFPHLNLQFNINSAAFEIFGVSIYWYGLIITTGILLGTVLASYIARQEGLDSEIMIDFILYNIIFALIGARIYYVIFNFSYYKDNLLQIFNIRQGGLAIYGGVIVSVIVAIIYTKKKNIKFWLFADCATYGLVLGQAIGRYGNFANKEAFGDYTNSLFAMRILKTEAKLPFSENILNNLQVAFGEQYIQVHPTFFYESCWNIGLLILLLIYRRYRKAYGEIFLLYLIGYGIGRFWIEGLRTDQLLLGNTQIAISQVVAILSIIMGIIGIKMCRNYSNKS; from the coding sequence ATGCCAAATATATATTTTCCACATCTAAATCTTCAGTTTAATATTAATTCTGCTGCATTTGAAATCTTTGGTGTATCTATTTATTGGTACGGACTCATTATAACAACAGGTATTTTGTTAGGCACAGTGTTAGCAAGTTATATAGCACGCCAAGAAGGCCTAGACTCAGAAATCATGATTGATTTTATTCTATATAACATTATTTTTGCACTTATTGGTGCACGCATCTATTATGTTATTTTTAACTTTAGTTATTATAAGGATAATTTATTACAGATATTTAATATTAGGCAAGGTGGTTTGGCCATCTATGGTGGGGTTATCGTATCTGTTATTGTTGCTATTATCTATACAAAGAAAAAGAATATTAAATTTTGGTTATTTGCTGATTGTGCCACATATGGTCTAGTATTAGGACAAGCTATTGGAAGATATGGCAATTTTGCAAACAAAGAAGCTTTCGGAGATTATACAAATAGTTTATTCGCAATGAGAATATTGAAAACTGAAGCAAAGCTTCCTTTTTCAGAAAACATACTAAATAATTTACAAGTAGCTTTTGGAGAGCAATATATACAAGTACACCCTACTTTTTTTTATGAGTCATGTTGGAATATAGGACTTCTGATCTTGCTGCTTATTTACAGAAGATATAGAAAGGCATATGGAGAGATATTTTTATTATATTTAATAGGTTATGGAATAGGGCGGTTTTGGATAGAAGGATTAAGGACAGATCAGCTTCTGCTTGGAAATACACAAATAGCAATCTCACAAGTTGTTGCCATTTTATCCATAATTATGGGAATAATTGGTATAAAAATGTGTCGAAACTATTCCAATAAGTCATAA
- the mraZ gene encoding division/cell wall cluster transcriptional repressor MraZ, whose protein sequence is MFIGEYKHSLDEKGRVIVPAKYREKLGDNFILTKGLDGCLFIYPLSEWMLFEQKLKQLPLTNTQARKFVRFFLSGAIECNSDKQGRILIPNNLRVYSEIEKDIVFIGMSTRIEIWSIDKWDNYNEEEFNAETIAEQMEELGI, encoded by the coding sequence GTGTTTATTGGAGAATATAAACATAGTTTAGATGAAAAAGGAAGAGTTATTGTACCTGCTAAATACAGAGAAAAGTTAGGAGATAATTTTATCCTAACAAAAGGATTAGATGGATGTTTATTTATCTATCCTTTGTCTGAATGGATGCTCTTTGAACAAAAACTTAAACAACTTCCACTTACTAATACGCAAGCAAGAAAGTTTGTCCGCTTCTTTTTATCAGGAGCAATAGAATGTAATTCAGATAAACAAGGAAGAATACTTATTCCTAATAATTTAAGGGTATATTCTGAGATTGAAAAAGACATAGTATTTATAGGTATGAGTACCCGTATTGAAATATGGTCGATTGATAAATGGGATAATTATAATGAAGAGGAATTTAATGCTGAGACCATTGCGGAGCAAATGGAAGAATTGGGAATATAA
- the rsmH gene encoding 16S rRNA (cytosine(1402)-N(4))-methyltransferase RsmH, with translation MKFEHISVLRDECISGLAIKSNGIYVDGTLGGAGHALEICKHLSKDGHFIGIDQDKNALAVSQERLKDVNPKVSIVNSNFEALSTILDNLEVQSIDGMLIDLGVSSHQLDEPLRGFSYMHDAPLDMRMNQEDTYTAYNVVNELSEDELFRIIKEYGEEKWAKRIASFIIQHRENIGSVHTTYELVDIIKKAIPHGARKDGPHPAKRTFQAIRIAVNRELEIIEPTLLHIVEKLKSGGRLCVITFHSLEDRIVKHVFKKLEDPCTCLKNFPICICGQTQQVKLITKKPILPSDEEVERNPRSRSAKLRIIEKL, from the coding sequence ATGAAATTTGAGCATATATCTGTATTACGCGATGAATGTATATCAGGATTAGCAATTAAATCTAATGGTATTTATGTGGATGGTACATTAGGAGGGGCTGGACATGCGCTTGAGATTTGCAAGCACCTTTCTAAAGATGGACATTTTATAGGTATTGATCAGGATAAAAATGCTTTGGCTGTTTCACAAGAGAGGTTAAAAGATGTAAATCCTAAAGTTTCTATTGTAAATAGTAATTTTGAAGCATTAAGTACTATTTTAGATAATTTGGAAGTTCAGAGTATAGATGGTATGCTAATAGACTTAGGTGTTTCCTCTCATCAATTAGATGAACCGCTAAGAGGATTTTCTTATATGCATGACGCGCCATTAGATATGAGAATGAATCAAGAGGATACGTATACAGCTTATAACGTTGTTAATGAACTATCAGAAGATGAGTTATTTAGAATTATCAAAGAATATGGTGAAGAGAAGTGGGCAAAGCGCATTGCAAGCTTTATTATCCAGCATAGAGAGAACATAGGTTCTGTTCATACAACTTACGAATTAGTTGATATTATAAAAAAAGCTATACCCCACGGCGCAAGAAAAGACGGCCCTCATCCGGCTAAACGTACTTTTCAAGCGATTAGAATTGCTGTCAATAGAGAATTAGAAATTATTGAACCAACTTTATTGCATATTGTAGAAAAACTTAAGTCAGGTGGACGATTATGTGTTATTACTTTTCATTCTTTAGAAGATAGAATAGTTAAACATGTATTCAAAAAGCTTGAAGACCCATGCACTTGTTTGAAGAACTTTCCTATCTGTATATGTGGACAAACTCAGCAAGTAAAACTTATTACTAAAAAACCTATTTTACCATCTGATGAAGAGGTTGAAAGAAATCCACGTTCAAGAAGCGCTAAACTAAGGATCATTGAGAAACTATAA